The following proteins are co-located in the Paludibaculum fermentans genome:
- a CDS encoding ComEA family DNA-binding protein: MKLFRLIPVAIVALSLAFGQGAAKKAADAKTAVKSAAAAPAKAADLLDINTASVDSLKALPGIGDAYSGKIVKGRPYKRKDELVQKSILPQATYDKIKDLIVAKQK, translated from the coding sequence GTAGCGATAGTAGCCTTGTCGCTCGCGTTCGGCCAAGGGGCAGCCAAGAAGGCTGCTGATGCCAAAACAGCAGTCAAGTCCGCGGCTGCCGCGCCCGCCAAGGCTGCTGATCTGCTCGATATCAACACCGCCTCGGTAGACTCCCTCAAGGCCTTGCCCGGCATCGGCGACGCCTACTCCGGCAAGATCGTCAAAGGCCGCCCCTACAAGCGCAAGGATGAACTGGTCCAGAAGAGCATTCTGCCGCAGGCCACCTACGACAAGATCAAAGACCTCATCGTAGCCAAACAGAAGTAA
- the ybaK gene encoding Cys-tRNA(Pro) deacylase, producing MAAAKTNAVRFLEGLNISFEVREYEVDPEDLSAETVAAKIGFPLEQTFKTLVARGDRTGVCLAVIPGNAALDLKALAKAMGDRKADTVPLKEVQPLTGYIRGGVTALAGKKDYPVYLDEFAQLYDRISISAGQRGMQILLAPEDYRRAVNAIYAPIAKDKE from the coding sequence ATGGCCGCTGCTAAGACGAATGCTGTACGTTTCCTGGAAGGATTGAACATTTCGTTCGAAGTGAGAGAGTACGAGGTGGATCCGGAGGACCTGTCCGCTGAGACCGTTGCCGCGAAGATAGGCTTTCCCCTGGAGCAGACCTTCAAGACCCTGGTGGCGCGCGGCGACAGGACAGGTGTGTGTCTGGCCGTGATCCCCGGCAACGCCGCACTGGACCTGAAGGCGTTGGCCAAGGCTATGGGGGACCGCAAGGCGGACACGGTCCCCTTGAAAGAAGTTCAGCCGTTGACCGGCTACATCCGAGGCGGCGTCACCGCGCTTGCCGGCAAGAAAGACTACCCGGTCTATCTCGACGAATTCGCGCAGCTCTACGATCGCATCTCGATCTCGGCAGGGCAGCGCGGCATGCAGATTCTGCTCGCGCCCGAGGATTACCGCCGCGCCGTCAATGCGATTTATGCGCCGATCGCCAAGGATAAGGAGTAG
- a CDS encoding sugar phosphate nucleotidyltransferase: protein MRIRKAVVTAASPAQRRLPLQNLVDRDGQERSVLGILLEEIVRARVEEICVVVCPGDAGNYASVTGDHAGRVRFVEQTEPRGYGHAIHCARQFTAGEPFLHLVSDHLYVSRGEASCAAELIEVAEAENCSVSTVQATREGHLKEFGAVGGQRLAGRDRLYKVDTVLEKPTPTEAEQKIIVPGLRSGHYLCFFGMHVLTPGVMAILEELLLESKTGAVTLSAALSELARRERYLALQMTHRRYDLGARYGLLTAQLALGLSGRDRDEILSQLVELMALRETAAK from the coding sequence ATGCGGATACGCAAAGCAGTAGTCACCGCGGCCTCCCCGGCGCAGCGTCGTCTGCCATTACAGAATCTTGTCGATCGCGATGGCCAGGAGCGTAGCGTCCTCGGCATCCTGCTGGAAGAGATTGTCCGCGCCCGTGTGGAAGAAATCTGTGTCGTCGTTTGTCCCGGCGACGCCGGCAACTATGCCTCCGTCACCGGCGACCATGCGGGCCGCGTCCGCTTTGTCGAACAGACAGAACCTCGCGGCTACGGCCATGCCATTCACTGTGCCCGTCAGTTCACCGCCGGCGAACCTTTCCTGCACCTGGTGAGCGATCACCTGTACGTCAGCCGCGGCGAGGCCAGTTGCGCCGCCGAGCTCATCGAGGTGGCCGAAGCCGAAAACTGCTCAGTGTCCACCGTGCAGGCCACCCGCGAGGGCCACCTCAAAGAGTTTGGAGCCGTCGGCGGGCAGCGGCTCGCCGGGCGCGACCGTCTCTACAAGGTCGATACGGTCCTCGAGAAGCCCACACCCACCGAAGCTGAACAGAAGATCATCGTGCCCGGCCTGCGCTCGGGACACTATCTCTGCTTCTTCGGCATGCACGTGCTGACCCCTGGCGTCATGGCCATCCTCGAGGAACTCCTCCTCGAATCCAAAACCGGAGCGGTTACCCTCTCCGCCGCCCTGTCCGAACTCGCACGCCGCGAGCGCTACCTCGCCCTGCAGATGACCCATCGCCGTTACGACCTGGGCGCCCGCTACGGCTTGCTCACCGCCCAGCTCGCGTTGGGGCTGAGCGGCCGCGACCGCGACGAGATTCTCTCGCAACTGGTCGAACTGATGGCCTTGCGGGAGACGGCCGCGAAATGA